The following coding sequences are from one Thunnus maccoyii chromosome 17, fThuMac1.1, whole genome shotgun sequence window:
- the ccnk gene encoding cyclin-K, which yields MLKSSAAGPSSVASPQPMKESKENFLMTGQSILDHIKPCWYWDKKDLAHTPSQSEGLDPGTEARYRREGARFIFDVGTRLGLHYDTLATGIIYFHRFYMFHSFKQFPRYVTGACCLFLAGKVEETPKKCKDIIKTARSLLNDVQFAQFGDDPKEEVMVLERILLQTIKFDLQVEHPYMFLLRYVKQLKGEKNKVCKVLQMAWTFVNDSLCTMLSLQWEPEIIAVAVMYLAGRLCKFDIQEWTAKQSSRRWWEQFVQDVPVELLEDICHQILDLYSQGNKPIPQQMQEKERPPASLTPAPPAPQGQPQATNPPPPPPKKTSPQGGSPARQLKRSHTSPKDEPKAPEQVGSKIPRLESPMPPLPTSQPPPDRKAPAPAPPTEAEPGNEAAPPPPHAPPPHQPPPLPHRPPPPPPSNYIMSTSSSYMSGEGYQSLQSMMKTEGPSYAPMPPSYAPPIPPYHPHVYPPPAAPPPGPPPPPSTYPPPSLPPTYPPPGYNSYPPPPPPRMPPGHGPPPGIGLPPAGYPPPPPVPPGQSQVPLPPPPGMPLNRGGWMR from the exons ATGTTAAAG TCCAGTGCAGCGGGTCCATCCTCCGTTGCTTCTCCTCAGCCAATGAAGGAATCCAAGGAGAACTTTTTAATGACTGGCCAGTCAATTCTGGACCACATCAAGCCATGCTGGTACTGGGACAAGAAGGATTTAGCCCACACCCCATCTCAGTCTGAGGGCCTGGACCCTGGTACAGAGGCCCGGTATCGGAGGGAAGGAGCCCGCTTCATATTTGACGTGGGGACCCGACTCGGCCT ACACTATGATACACTGGCAACTGGCATCATATATTTCCACCGCTTCTACATGTTTCACTCTTTCAAGCAGTTCCCCAGATAC GTGACTGGAGcttgttgtctttttctggCTGGAAAAGTGGAGGAAACCCCGAAGAAATGTAAAGACATCATCAAAACAGCCCGCAGCTTATTGAATGATGTGCAGTTTGCCCAGTTTGGAGATGATCCAAAG GAAGAGGTGATGGTGTTGGAGAGAATCTTGCTACAGACTATCAAATTTGACCTGCAGGTGGAGCACCCCTACATGTTCCTGCTACGCTATGTGAAGCAGCTTAAAG GAGAGAAGAATAAAGTATGCAAGGTGCTACAAATGGCATGGACCTTTGTCAATGACAG CCTCTGCACCATGCTGTCTCTGCAGTGGGAGCCAGAGATCATTGCAGTGGCTGTCATGTACCTGGCCGGTCGCCTCTGTAAGTTTGACATCCAGGAGTGGACCGCCAAGCAGTCATCACGTCGCTGGTGGGAGCAGTTTGTCCAGGACGTCCCAGTTGAGCTGCTTGAAG ACATTTGCCATCAGATCCTGGACCTGTACTCCCAGGGCAACAAGCCCATCCCTCAGCAAATGCAGGAGAAGGAGCGGCCACCCGCGTCACTGACCCCCGCTCCTCCAGCTCCACAGGGACAACCCCAGGCCACCAAccctcctcccccaccaccAAAGAAGACTTCCCCTCAGGGTGGCAGCCCTGCACGCCAGCTCAAACGCTCACAT acGTCTCCAAAAGATGAACCAAAGGCTCCAG AACAAGTTGGATCGAAGATTCCTCGACTGGAGAGCCCTATGCCACCTTTGCCTACATCTCAGCCTCCGCCAG ACCGCAAAGCTCCGGCTCCAGCCCCTCCCACAGAAGCAGAACCAGGAAACGAGGCGGCTCCTCCACCCCCACACGCACCACCTCCCCACcagccccctcctctcccccacCGCCCTCCTCCGCCACCGCCCTCCAACTACATCATGTCCACCTCCAGCTCCTACATGTCCGGGGAGGGATACCAGAGCCTGCAGTCGATGATGAAGACAGAGGGTCCCTCCTACGCCCCGATGCCGCCCAGCTACGCACCCCCGATACCGCCATACCACCCTCACGTCTACCCCCCACCCGCAGCTCCACCTCCAggcccccctcctcctccttccaccTACCCACCACCCAGCTTGCCCCCAACCTATCCGCCGCCGGGCTACAACAGCTACCCTCCACCACCGCCTCCACGCATGCCGCCGGGCCACGGACCCCCTCCAGGGATAGGCCTTCCACCTGCTGGGtaccctcctccaccccctgTGCCCCCAGGACAGTCACAGGTGCCCCTGCCCCCTCCGCCCGGCATGCCCCTGAACCGTGGCGGGTGGATGAGATGA